One Syntrophobacterales bacterium genomic window, CAAGCACTCGCTCCTTGTACGCCACAAATACGTTCTCAATGGCGGTCGTCTCCATGACCGAGAGTGTTTCGCCGTGGACCGACGTTTCCACGATCACCTCATGGGCCCCGACTCCGTTCATCCTATCATAGAGGCCCATACCCTCCTTGTTCAGGTCGCCTTCAATTCTGAGCGCGGGGAATTTGTTCGGGACCACGCGAAGGGTCCACCCCGGACTGTTTGGCGGCGAAAAGTCCCTTCTGATAGAGTAGACTTCAGGAGGGGTCATGTTCTCGTTACCAGGACAGAGCGGGCACATGCCAGCCTTTGCCGAAGTCCCTTCTTCGGCGAAAAAGACCGGCCTTTTCCCTCTTTCAGTGGAAATTATGACCCATCTATCAATAATCGGGTCCTTCCTCAGTTCAGGCATACGTCACTCCATCCCCTCAATATTTTGACTTGGTACCCGACGCGTGGTATATATTGCGGTGATACCGATTAAAGATAACATACCGACGCGCACATATCCAATTATAACCACATGCCTTATCATTGTAAACCTTGCGGTTTTTCTCATGCAAAAATTGTACCTGCACGGACACGCAGATGAAGAGGTTTACAGGTACTTAGGGCTTGTGCCCAAGGAATTCATCGCTGCTTTTCGCTCCAGGTGGGACCTCATACCCTATAATATGCTTACCCTGTTTACCTCCATGTTCCTTCACGGCGGCATCCTCCATATTGGAGGGAACATGCTTTATCTCGCGATTTTCGGCAATAACGTGGAGGACGCCTTTGGTCACATGAGGTTTCTTTTCTTTTACATCGTCTCCGGCCTGATTGCAGCGACTTTTCAGATCTTTTATGACCCGGGCTCCGCAGTGCCTATGATAGGCGCCAGCGGGGCTGTCGCGGGCGTCCTGGGATCATATCTTGTGCTGTTCCCTCTTGCCCGCGTCAAGACGATCCTTTTCATTGTTATCTTCATCAAGATCGTGGAAATACCCGCTATCATTCTTCTGACAGTCTGGTTCATTATGCAGGTGCTTCTTTCCTATGGCGGGGAGGGTGTGGCTTGGTATGCCCATATCGGAGGTTTCATTTTTGGCCTCGTGACTGCCAGGCTTCTCAGCACAAAAAAGAAAAGGCGCAGGCGATGAGCCGATGTTTCACGTGAAACATCTCCCGTGAACGGCCATATGAATGTTCTTCTCGTCAACCCGCACATATATGATTTTGCGGCTTACGGCTTCTGGTCAAGTCCGCTCGGCCTTCTCTACCTCGGGGGTATACTAAGGAAAAACGGCATGAACCTCAGGCTCATTGACTGCATGGTCACGCTAGATGTGAAGCGCAAACCCGATGGACGCGCCCCGTTTCTCAAGAAAAACGATCCTCGCCCCCTGCCCGCACCCCTCGCGGGCATCAGGAAGCGACTCAAACGATATGGCATGTCCGACGCGCGCCTGCGTGAAGCGCTGCTCTCTGCAGACCCTCCCGACCTTGTCCTTATAACCTCCATCATGACCTACTGGTATCCTGGAACAAGAGAAGCTGCCTCCCTCATCCGCGAGGCCTTTCCCGCAGCAAAGATCGTGGTCGGTGGGATTTACCCGTCCCTTTGCGCCGACCATGCTTTCGCAAACCTGCGGGACGCCCACCTTGTCTTAAACCATACCCAGGTTGACCGCCTCTACGCCTACATTGAGGAGAGTCTATCTTTCCCTCTCTCCTTCAAGCCCTCCCCCTACGACCTTGACACCCTTCCCTACCCAGCCTTCGACCTTTACGAATCTATTCCCTTCGTTCCTCTTCTCACCTCCTATGGCTGCTCCTTTGCCTGTGCCTACTGTGCTACCCCCTACATGCATCCCGCAATAGTCCGCCGCAACCCTGCGCATGTTGTTAGCGAGATCCGCCACTGGCAGGCCTTGGGCGTAAAGAACTTCGCCATATACGACGACAATTTCCTCCACAGGGCCGAGATCTACGCAAAACCGATGCTCACCCAAATCGCCAGCCTTGCTGATCCCATGGACATTTACAACCCAAATGCCGTGAATGCCGCCCTTATAACTGAAGAATTGGCGGAGCTTCTGAAGGCCTCAGGGTTTAGGGAGGTCCGCCTGGGCCTCGAAACGGTTAACCCCGAGCTCCAGCATGCAACCGGGGCCAAGGTCAATTCAAGGGTCTTCGAAAGGGCCGTCGCCGCCCTCTTCAAGGCGGGCTTTCCCCCGGGCTCAATAGCCGCTTATATCATGGCGGGCCTGCCCTTACAGCCTTGGGAGGATGTCCAGCGCGCGATAGATTATCTCGCAGACCTCGGCGTAAGGACTCACATTGCCGAGTACACCCCCATACCACATACCCCGCTGTTTGACCGCTATCACCACCTGGCCAGATATCCCATCACAGACGACCCCCTCTACCAGAACAATGCCCTTTTCCCCTTCGCTTGGGAAGGCTTCACAGAAGAGGACCTTGAGCGCTTGAAGAGATCTGCCAGAGACAAGAATGCGCTTCTGGTTGATAAGTAGCCAGATGCTGCCGTTTGTTATGTCAGGTTTTAAATCTTCCCAAGCCCTAAAGCCACTTGGATAATTCCAATGCGTCCCTCCGTGGCAGCCACTGCTATCACCCGGGGATTCTAAAACATGACAAAGCGGGTATTGTTCGTTACATATTACGCTCTAATTTATCGTCCATCGCATGCCTGCTCGTGTATCGTTTGATCAGATTCACCGCCCAATCATCGGCTCCATCACTTAAGTCACCCCAGGAATAGTTCCAACTTAATGTGTGGTGACAGTGCACACGCTGGAGCGGGCCAACCAAGGCAAATGAACCTCTCCCCCGCAAGCGGCTGGGAGGTTCATCAATAGGGGTGGTGGCTTGTATAAGATTCTTCTTAAACTCTTAAAGAGATAGCCCGCTGTTTTAGGCAGGACCCATAAAATACCTTCAGCGCAGCGCCGCGCCACAATACCGACCACAGTATGGTCTCGATTACACCGAGACCCATCACGAAAGCGATCTCGCACATTAGCTCCATTGAACACTTGACCACAGAGGGTGCCGCCTCAAGGCCAAACACAGATCCTCCCGCAGAACCCCGCAAGGCACTTTATTTATCCGGAGGTTCCATACATACCCTTCTTCTCTCGTTGCAAGGCGAATAAGGCTTGGTAGGCCGGTAAGGCGCACCATGGAGGCAAGATTGGAAGTTCCTTTAGAGCGGTTCTCTTTCTTGATATATCACGACAAAACGTGTACAATACATTCTGCGCGAGAGTGGCGGAATTGGCAGACGCACTGGACTTAGGATCCAGCGGGTTAAACCGTAGGGGTTCAAATCCCCTTTCTCGCATTTTTTAACCCTCGGCTCCCGCTCGGCTTCAGTTGCCCCGCTTTTGCACCCTTCCCACTCAAAAGGTTTCCTCTCAAATGCCCCGAAAAGGATAAAATCTGTCGTGATCGTCCTTGTGCGTTTTGTACCGTAAGATCGCTCTTTTTGCACATTGTTTCCCGAAGAACCTTGCTTACGTCCATCTCAGCAAATCCTCCGCGATAGTTCCGAAAACCAGCGCTGTGAAACGCTTCGCGCAAACCGACCCCAACCTCCTCCATTCTTCCGGGCGTCGGGGGGTCTTTCCCGTCACAATACCGCAAGCGCAACAAGACGATGGGCTTCGTGGTCCTTTCCTTCGCTCTCCTTTGATAATAACAAGACCTCTTCCCGCGAAACCAAGGCGCTCTTCCAGTTGCAACTCACCATCTCGCGCTTACAATCGCCCTGTCTGCAAATGGGTAAAATTGTTGATGAGCAGGCAATGTTCCGCGCCTGTGGGACACGCCGCCTTGGGCGGCCCTTACCTGGCGGCCATCACCATTTTCAGGAAGTTCCTGAGAATTGCCAGCCCCACGCCCTGGCTTTTCTCCGGATGAAACTGGCACGCGAACACGCGCCTTTTCTGTATGGAAGACGTGAAATTGATCCCGTAGCTGGTGGTTGTCGCGACCACATCCTCTTCTTCGGATCTGCAATAAAAAGAGTGACCAAAATAGAGGAACTCACCGTCCGGTATTCCGTCAAGGATCTCCGCCCCCTTGACCCGCTCAATGCTGTTCCACCCCATATGGGGCACCTTCGCCTCCCTCTTGAACCGCAGGACAGTCCCTTTCGCAAATCCCATGCCTTTCACTCCCGGGGCTTCCTCGCTCGACTCAAACAGGATCTGCATCCCCAGGCATATACCAAGATAGAGTTTGTCGTTCATGATCAGATTTTTGATGAAACCGAGAAGCTCAAATTTTTCCAAGTTTTCGATGCATTTGCCGAAGGCGCCCACGCCGGGCAGAACAATGGCATCCGATTCCTCAATCACCTTCTTGTCTCTCGTGATCACCGCATCGGCGTGCAATTTCTGAAATGCGTTCGTCACGCTCTTCAGATTTCCCATTCCGTAATCAATGATCGCAATCACATCACAACATCCCCTTCGTGGACAGAGCCCCTTTTATATTCTCACCTATTGCGGACGCATCGTTTAGCGCCCTTCCGAAGGCCTTGAACACTGCTTCCACCTTGTGGTGGAGATTTTCCCCGTAAACCAGGTTCACGTGGACAGCGCACTTAACTTCGGCCGCAAAGGCTTTAAAGAACTCACTCACCACCTGCAAATCAAAGAGTCCGATCCTGCCTTGGAGCTCTCCCTTCCACACAAAGGCGGGTCTTCCGCTCAGATCAAGGGCTACCACTGCAAGAGATTCATCCATGGGCACCATGGCGTGGCCGTATCTCTTCAGTCCTTCGAAATTGCCGAGCGCCTCCTTGAACGTCCTGCCCAGGACTATGCCCACATCTTCCACCGTATGATGAGAATCTACCTCCACATCGCCCTTTGCCTCAATGAAGAGATCGAAAGACCCATGCCTGGCAAAGAGGTGGAGCATGTGGTCGAAAAAGGGGATCCCCGTCGATATTTCCGATACCCCTTCCCCGTCAATAACCACCCTTACTGCGATGGTTGTCTCCTTCGTGGTCCGCTCGACTTTAGATTCTCTGCTCATTTTTTCCCTCTTACGGTATCACTTTATTCAAAGGATATTCCACAATTCCCTCCGCGCCCGCCCGCTTGAGATCCGGGATAATATCTCTTACCACTTTCTCGTCAATGATCACTTCCACGGCGATCCAGTTCTCGTCCGAAAGATTTGACACGGTCGGCGTATGCAGCGAAGGGAGAATCCCGGATACCTTTTTAAGCGCCCGCCTGGGAACATTCATCTTGAGTCCCACCTTCTCCTCGGCAAGGAGCGCGCCTTTCAGCAATATCATTATATTCTCTATCTTCCTTTTTTTCCACTTGTCTTTCCATGCCTCCCGGTTGGCGATGAGCACCGTCTCAGACTCAAGGATCGTGTCCACGATTCTCAGGTTATTCGCTTTTATCGAAGCTCCTGTCTCGGTGACTTCAACGATTGCGTCAGCGAGAAGGGGCGGCTTTACTTCGGTAGCCCCCCAGGAAAACTCCACGGACGCCTCTATCCCTCTCTTCCTCAAAAATCTTTTCGTAAAGGCCACGAGTTCTGTGGCGATCTTCTTTCCCTTTAAATCCTCAATGGTCCGTATAGGCGAGTCCGCAGGCACCGCGACCACCCATTTCACGCCCCTGAACCCCACTTTGCCGTATCTCAGGCGGACAAGCTCCACCACCTTCGCGTCCTGTTCGAGCACCCAGTCATAGCCTGTGATCCCCATATCAAGGATCCCGTCCTCCACGTAGCGGGCCATCTCCTGGGCTCTGATCACGAGACCCTCCATCTCGGGGTCGTCAATCACGGGGACATACGACCTTTCGGGCAGTTTTATGGTGTATCCCGCATTTTTGAAGAGTCTGAATGTACTCTCTTGCAAGCTCCCTTTCGGAAGACCTATCTTAAGCTTCATAACAGCTCCTTTCTTGCCAGTATTGCCTCTCCATGGGCAAAGAGGCCTTCTATCCGGGCCAGCCTTGCCGCATTATCGGCAAATTGTCTTACAAACTCCTTTTCTGCTTTCACCACCGACTTTCTCTTTGTGAACGTATCCACCGAAAGGCCCGCCGTGAACCTCCCCGCACCGCTTGTAGGCAGGACATGGTTGGTGCCTATATAATAATCGCCCAGCGCGACGGGCGTACAGGGGCCGACATAGATTATACCCGGATAGAGGAAGCGCCGTGCTTCTTCTTCGTCTCCGATGACCTCCATGTGTTCGGGCGCAATCATGTTGATTGCCTGCACCATTTTCTCTTTGTCGCTATATTTCACGAGAAACCCGTTGTCTGCAAGGGCCTTCTCCATGACGGGCTTTCTCGGGCTGGCCGCAGAAAGTCCATCCATGGCGGAGCGGACCTGTTCAAGGTGCTCTCTTGAAGGCGAGAAGAGTCCCACCACAGCCATTTCGTCATGTTCCGCCTGGGAGAGGAGGTCCCACGCGATTACCTCGGGGGAGAAGGGCTCGGTGGCGAGGACGATAAGCTCGGAGGGGCCTGCGAGCATGTCTATGCCCACTGTTCCGTATACATCCCTCTTTGCCGCTTCCACATATGCGTTTCCCGGACCCACAATGACGTCGACCTTCGGTATGGAGCCCGTTCCGTATGAAAAGGCGTA contains:
- a CDS encoding rhomboid family intramembrane serine protease, coding for MQKLYLHGHADEEVYRYLGLVPKEFIAAFRSRWDLIPYNMLTLFTSMFLHGGILHIGGNMLYLAIFGNNVEDAFGHMRFLFFYIVSGLIAATFQIFYDPGSAVPMIGASGAVAGVLGSYLVLFPLARVKTILFIVIFIKIVEIPAIILLTVWFIMQVLLSYGGEGVAWYAHIGGFIFGLVTARLLSTKKKRRRR
- a CDS encoding radical SAM protein — protein: MNVLLVNPHIYDFAAYGFWSSPLGLLYLGGILRKNGMNLRLIDCMVTLDVKRKPDGRAPFLKKNDPRPLPAPLAGIRKRLKRYGMSDARLREALLSADPPDLVLITSIMTYWYPGTREAASLIREAFPAAKIVVGGIYPSLCADHAFANLRDAHLVLNHTQVDRLYAYIEESLSFPLSFKPSPYDLDTLPYPAFDLYESIPFVPLLTSYGCSFACAYCATPYMHPAIVRRNPAHVVSEIRHWQALGVKNFAIYDDNFLHRAEIYAKPMLTQIASLADPMDIYNPNAVNAALITEELAELLKASGFREVRLGLETVNPELQHATGAKVNSRVFERAVAALFKAGFPPGSIAAYIMAGLPLQPWEDVQRAIDYLADLGVRTHIAEYTPIPHTPLFDRYHHLARYPITDDPLYQNNALFPFAWEGFTEEDLERLKRSARDKNALLVDK
- the hisH gene encoding imidazole glycerol phosphate synthase subunit HisH is translated as MIAIIDYGMGNLKSVTNAFQKLHADAVITRDKKVIEESDAIVLPGVGAFGKCIENLEKFELLGFIKNLIMNDKLYLGICLGMQILFESSEEAPGVKGMGFAKGTVLRFKREAKVPHMGWNSIERVKGAEILDGIPDGEFLYFGHSFYCRSEEEDVVATTTSYGINFTSSIQKRRVFACQFHPEKSQGVGLAILRNFLKMVMAAR
- the hisB gene encoding imidazoleglycerol-phosphate dehydratase HisB translates to MSRESKVERTTKETTIAVRVVIDGEGVSEISTGIPFFDHMLHLFARHGSFDLFIEAKGDVEVDSHHTVEDVGIVLGRTFKEALGNFEGLKRYGHAMVPMDESLAVVALDLSGRPAFVWKGELQGRIGLFDLQVVSEFFKAFAAEVKCAVHVNLVYGENLHHKVEAVFKAFGRALNDASAIGENIKGALSTKGML
- the hisG gene encoding ATP phosphoribosyltransferase; this encodes MKLKIGLPKGSLQESTFRLFKNAGYTIKLPERSYVPVIDDPEMEGLVIRAQEMARYVEDGILDMGITGYDWVLEQDAKVVELVRLRYGKVGFRGVKWVVAVPADSPIRTIEDLKGKKIATELVAFTKRFLRKRGIEASVEFSWGATEVKPPLLADAIVEVTETGASIKANNLRIVDTILESETVLIANREAWKDKWKKRKIENIMILLKGALLAEEKVGLKMNVPRRALKKVSGILPSLHTPTVSNLSDENWIAVEVIIDEKVVRDIIPDLKRAGAEGIVEYPLNKVIP
- the hisD gene encoding histidinol dehydrogenase translates to MKIWNLDQEFDRLIAFVLEGREKRKTHVGVAVEHVRNAIQEKGEAAVVEFSRQWDEWEKDHPLKVSEKEIHEAETGIHEADKAVLKGMIKNVKAYHRGQKGRKRIYRRKGLTVTEEMVPLERAMVYVPGGTAPYPSSVIMGVVPAQLAGVSEIFVATPAKKGIINPYILAACSLLGINDVYRIGGAQAIYAFSYGTGSIPKVDVIVGPGNAYVEAAKRDVYGTVGIDMLAGPSELIVLATEPFSPEVIAWDLLSQAEHDEMAVVGLFSPSREHLEQVRSAMDGLSAASPRKPVMEKALADNGFLVKYSDKEKMVQAINMIAPEHMEVIGDEEEARRFLYPGIIYVGPCTPVALGDYYIGTNHVLPTSGAGRFTAGLSVDTFTKRKSVVKAEKEFVRQFADNAARLARIEGLFAHGEAILARKELL